A region from the Andrena cerasifolii isolate SP2316 chromosome 11, iyAndCera1_principal, whole genome shotgun sequence genome encodes:
- the LOC143374849 gene encoding ATP-dependent RNA helicase DDX42, with product MSYHRGGGNKPKGFGFAGFQMSGTKRSGSNIPPPPPNSTLSKQGYHTMNSITENALSACWGMPKKRSKTEEEYFEDDDDTPASSLEYIPAPGSPTYELMKKSAPKDDSDSEEDPLDAFMAGIDAEVKRNTYEAQLAEDERKEDKPKGFRADIDGEDDEESYYRYMEENPTAGLQQEESDQEIEYDEDGNPIAPPKKKEIDPLPPVDHTEIHYDPFEKNFYNVHEEIASLSKQQIEDLRNTLGIKVSGPSPPNPVTSFGHFGFDDPLIKAIRKNEYTQPTPIQAQAVPAALSGRDIIGIAKTGSGKTAAFIWPMLVHIMDQRELKAGDGPIGLILAPTRELSQQIYQEAKKFGKVYNIQVCCCYGGGSKWEQSKALEGGAEIVVATPGRMIDLVKMKATTLTRVTFLVLDEADRMFDMGFEPQVRSICNHVRPDRQTLLFSATFKKRVEKLARDVLTDPVRIVQGDVGEANADVTQHAIVFNNNPTGKWAWLLQNLVEFLSAGSLLIFVTKKLNAEELANNLKLKEFDVLLLHGDMDQIERNKVITAFKKKDVTTLVATDVAARGLDIPHIKTVVNYDVARDIDTHTHRIGRTGRAGEKGTAYTLVTEKDKEFAGHLVRNLEGANQEVPKSLMDLAMQSAWFRKSRFKGGKGKSLNVGGAGLGFRGRPEASSTSSGGSSSQGSKDISEVVKKLERHGPGSDRLSAMKAAFRSQYTSQFRASSDHTWEQTITPPSVIMPPPPPVAPKPHTEQSRNQDSQAANATGERKRVRKSRWE from the exons ATGAGTTACCACCGTGGAGGAGGTAACAAGCCGAAAGGCTTTGGGTTCGCCGGCTTCCAAATGTCAGGGACAAAGAGAAGCGGCTCTAACATACCGCCACCTCCTCCAAACTCCACGCTAAGCAAACAGGGCTATCACACAATGAATTCTATCACCGAGAATGCCTTATCCGCGTGTTGGGGGATGCCAAAGAAGCGTAGCAAGACTGAAGAAGA ATACtttgaggacgacgacgatacTCCTGCGTCTTCGTTGGAGTACATCCCAGCCCCGGGCTCTCCCACTTACGAGTTGATGAAAAAGTCAGCTCCGAAGGATGACAGTGACAGCGAAGAGGACCCGCTGGATGCCTTTATGGCTGGTATAGATGCCGAAGTGAAAAGGAACACCTACGAGGCTCAGCTCGCAGAGGACGAGCGCAAGGAGGACAAGCCCAAAGGGTTCAGGGCGGATATCGATGGAGAAGATGACGAGGAGAGCTATTACAG GTATATGGAGGAGAACCCCACCGCGGGTTTGCAGCAAGAAGAATCTGACCAAGAGATCGAGTACGACGAGGACGGAAACCCAATTGCACCGCCGAAAAAGAAAGAGATCGATCCCCTGCCCCCCGTCGACCACACCGAAATACATTACGATCCGTTCGAGAAAAACTTTTATAACGTTCACGAGGAGATCGCTAGTCTAAGTAAACAACAGATCGAGGACCTGAGAAACACACTGGGGATAAAGGTGTCCGGCCCCTCGCCACCGAACCCCGTCACCAGTTTCGGTCACTTCGGCTTCGACGACCCGTTAATAAAAGCTATCCGGAAAAACGAGTACACCCAACCCACCCCTATCCAAGCCCAGGCTGTCCCTGCTGCATTAAGTGGCAGGGACATCATTGGCATAGCAAAGACCGGTAGCGGTAAAACGGCGGCGTTTATATGGCCGATGTTGGTCCATATCATGGACCAGCGAGAACTCAAAGCCGGCGACGGACCCATTGGCCTAATCCTGGCCCCAACGAGAGAATTGTCTCAACAG ATCTACCAAGAAGCGAAAAAGTTTGGGAAGGTTTATAACATTCAAGTGTGTTGTTGCTACGGTGGTGGTAGCAAATGGGAGCAGAGTAAAGCATTGGAAGGCGGTGCGGAGATAGTAGTCGCAACTCCGGGTAGAATGATAGACTTAGTTAAGATGAAGGCGACGACTTTGACCAGGGTAACGTTCCTTGTGTTGGACGAAGCTGATAGGATGTTCGATATGGGTTTCG AGCCACAAGTGCGTTCTATATGCAACCACGTGAGGCCTGACAGGCAAACGTTGTTGTTCAGCGCAACTTTCAAAAAGAGGGTGGAAAAGCTTGCCAGGGACGTCCTAACGGATCCCGTTAGGATAGTCCAAGGTGACGTCGGCGAAGCGAACGCCGACGTCACCCAGCACGCGATAGTCTTCAACAATAATCCGACAGGGAAGTGGGCCTGGTTGTtgcaaaatttggtcgaattcTTGAGCGCTGGTAGCTTGTTAATCTTTGTAACCAAGAAG CTGAATGCTGAAGAACTCGCCAACAATCTGAAATTGAAAGAGTTCGATGTGTTGCTGTTACACGGTGACATGGATCAAATCGAAAGGAACAAAGTGATCACTGCCTTCAAGAAGAAGGACGTCACCACTTTGGTCGCTACCGATGTCGCTG CTAGAGGTTTGGACATTCCACATATCAAAACCGTCGTTAACTACGACGTTGCGCGAGACATCGATACCCACACGCACAGGATAGGTAGAACAGGTCGCGCAGGGGAGAAGGGTACAGCGTATACCCTCGTCACAGAGAAAGACAAAGAATTCGCTGGTCATTTGGTCCGGAACTTGGAGGGAGCGAATCAAGAGGTGCCAAAGAGTCTGATGGACCTGGCGATGCAGAGCGCGTGGTTCCGCAAGTCGAGGTTCAAGGGCGGCAAAGGGAAGAGTTTGAACGTCGGAGGAGCTGGCCTCGGTTTTAGGGGAAGACCTGAGGCTTCCTCGACTTCG AGTGGAGGTTCTTCGTCACAGGGGTCCAAAGATATCAGCGAAGTGGTGAAGAAGCTGGAGAGACACGGGCCTGGAAGTGATCGGTTGTCCGCGATGAAAGCTGCTTTCCGTAGTCAGTACACTTCTCAG TTTCGAGCATCGTCCGATCACACATGGGAACAAACTATCACACCACCCTCTGTGATAATGCCCCCGCCACCCCCCGTTGCGCCGAAGCCACACACAGAACAATCGCGAAACCAGGACAGCCAAGCCGCAAACGCTACAGGAGAGAGGAAGAGGGTGAGAAAGAGCCGATGGGAATAA
- the LOC143374852 gene encoding cationic amino acid transporter 4: protein MPSVRRMILGHVLSGMCTKMNRTKKLQGDLLETPMRRCLSTFDITLLGVGHMVGAGIYVLTGAVAHNIAGPGVILSFLFAGIASLLAALCYAEFGARIPKAGSAYVYTYISVGEFWAFVIGWNIILEHMIGAASVARAWSGYVDSLAGGTISNYTRQMMHGYTMGEPLGSIPDFLAAGLCLAYAMLLAVGVKCSATVNSVLTIVNLAVMGLVIGLGTYYADLSNWSSENGGFLPFGFGGVLTGAATCFYAFVGFDSIATSGEEARDPSYSIPRATLLSMAIVTIGYVLVGADLTLVVPYQDINPVAALPEAFSSRGLPWAKYAISVGALCGMTTTLFGSLFSLPRTMYAMANDGLLFGFLGHVSERTQVPVINLAISGSVSALIALLFDLQHLVEFMSIGTFLAYTIVSASVIILRYRPEKVTPVPSNAGTPSSLASPPTEGPDSNSDCNSVVSAESELVDLSEGVGKLKARYTWLANFLGNCKPGNAVAGAVMIYTTGCVSLCPMLILISQTYFAPAWWDYYVEANIVLLLIGSLLVIGAHQQNPPNGKFRVPLVPLVPALSILFNMGLMFHLSLLTWLRFLVWMIVGMLIYFLYGIHYSKEAASPNSYSILMATSEAGRGAKWGATLRVNQKSDKVPILNEEDFVH from the exons ATGCCGTCGGTTCGCCGGATGATCCTGGGGCATGTCTTGTCCGGCATGTGCACCAAAATGAATCGCACCAAGAAGCTCCAAGGCGATTTGCTCGAAACGCCGATGAGAAGATGCCTGTCCACGTTCGACATCACGCTGCTCG GCGTTGGACATATGGTCGGCGCTGGGATCTACGTTTTAACGGGAGCAGTGGCACACAACATAGCCGGGCCAGGTGTAATCTTGAGCTTCCTATTCGCGGGTATAGCTTCCCTGTTAGCCGCACTGTGCTACGCGGAATTCGGAGCGCGAATTCCAAAAGCTGGCAGCGCTTACGTGTACACGTACATTTCTGTCGGCGAATTCTGGGCTTTCGTGATCGGCTGGAACATCATATTGGAGCATATGATTG GCGCAGCATCCGTGGCAAGAGCCTGGAGCGGATACGTTGACTCCCTGGCGGGAGGAACGATCAGCAATTACACCCGTCAGATGATGCACGGATACACCATGGGAGAGCCGCTGGGAAGCATTCCCGATTTTCTTGCCGCTGGTTTATGTCTAGCATACGCCATGCTGCTCGCAGTGGGCGTTAAATGCTCCGCAACGGTTAATTCTGTGTTAACCATCGTCAATCTGGCTGTGATGGGGCTGGTGATCGGTTTGGGAACTTACTACGCGGATCTTTCCAACTGGAGCAGCGAGAACGGGGGATTCTTGCCGTTTGGGTTTGGCGGTGTACTAACAG GTGCTGCAACGTGTTTCTATGCCTTCGTGGGCTTCGATTCCATCGCTACTTCCGGCGAGGAAGCACGGGACCCTAGTTATAGCATACCGCGAGCCACGCTTCTCTCAATGGCGATCGTAACTATCGGGTATGTGCTGGTTGGAGCTGATTTAACCTTAGTCGTGCCGTATCAGGACATCAATCCAGTTGCGGCCCTTCCGGAAGCCTTTTCGTCGAGAGGGTTACCATGGGCCAAATACGCCATAAG TGTCGGGGCTTTGTGCGGAATGACAACCACCCTCTTTGGCTCCCTGTTCTCCCTGCCGCGAACAATGTACGCCATGGCGAACGACGGTCTGCTGTTCGGTTTCCTGGGGCATGTCAGCGAGCGTACCCAGGTCCCAGTCATCAACTTGGCCATCAGCGGCTCCGTCAGCGCCTTGATCGCTCTACTGTTCGATCTCCAACACCTGGTCGAGTTCATGTCGATTGGTACTTTCTTGGCCTACACTATCGTCTCAGCTAGCGTGATCATCTTGAGATACCGCCCCGAGAAGGTTACACCTGTACCTTCGAATGCTGGCACACCTAGCAGCTTGGCATCACCTCCCACGGAAGGTCCTGACTCCAACAGTGATTGCAATAGCGTCGTGTCTGCTGAGTCCGAG CTCGTAGATCTGAGCGAAGGCGTGGGTAAGCTGAAGGCACGATACACCTGGCTGGCTAACTTCCTTGGCAACTGTAAGCCTGGAAACGCTGTGGCTGGTGCGGTGATGATTTACACGACTGGCTGCGTCTCTCTGTGTCCCATGTTGATACTGATCTCTCAAACTTACTTCGCTCCCGCATGGTGGGACTACTACGTTGAAGCGAATATCGTTCTCCTGTTGATTGGAA GTCTGCTCGTTATTGGTGCTCATCAACAAAATCCTCCCAATGGTAAGTTTCGAGTGCCCCTGGTGCCCCTGGTACCAGCTCTGAGTATTTTATTCAACATGGGGCTGATGTTCCACCTGTCCCTTCTGACTTGGTTGCGATTCCTCGTTTGGATGATAGTTG GGATGTTGATATACTTTTTGTACGGCATCCACTACAGCAAAGAAGCCGCCAGCCCGAATTCGTATTCGATTCTAATGGCGACTTCGGAGGCTGGCAGGGGCGCGAAATGGGGCGCCACGTTGCGAGTTAATCAGAAGAGCGACAAGGTGCCGATCTTAAACGAGGAGGACTTCGTTCACTAG